A window from Manduca sexta isolate Smith_Timp_Sample1 chromosome 24, JHU_Msex_v1.0, whole genome shotgun sequence encodes these proteins:
- the LOC115443893 gene encoding fibroin heavy chain isoform X20 → MGTRHLGILAILLILPLGLLCSSIGSVPNVEEETEPLYPDAVAEADAGPIARAFAAAFNTFSEALNSRDKRSTSDADASAFSSTEGGGDSQAAASAESEDDSSDDDSESSASSSATSTDYDSEDNEDEASASAESSTSDDGGKSPEESEANAEAESKTNGGGGKTAGSASAVTEVTNGGTASAASAASASDEESEPGEEGTTGDDDDGEEGPTGDDDDGEEGPTGDDDNGEEGPTGDDDDGEEGPTGDDDDGEEGPTGDDDNGEEGPTGDDDDGEEGPTGDDDDGEEGPTGDDDNGEEGPTGDDDDGEEGPTGDDDNGEEGPTGDDDDGEEGPTGDDDNGEEGPTGDDDNGEEGPTGDDDDGEEGPTGDDDDGEEGPTGDDDDGEGGATTNESGGNGPDNGGGSSPGSGTEGKPDSGSGSSPDSGKDNSGSTADTSGSAVASGPNSQASSAGSANSGEDNSSASSAVSAVTSGEGQASASAASSATTNESGGNGPDNGGGSSPGSGTEDKPGSGSGSSPDSGKDNSGSTADTSGSAVASGPNSQASSAGSANSGEDNSSASSAVSAVTSGEGQASASAASSATTNESGGNGPDNGGGSSPGSAPEGKPGCGSGSNPSSGTGGGSGSGSSAAASGTAVASGQNASSSGVASANSGEGNASASSAASAESSGKGGKASGAAASSATTYESGGSPESEPGGSPGGGPGNSPGNEPGSSPSSGSGNSPGGEPGSSTGSGPESSPGGSPGSEPGSSPGGSTGSSPGSSPGNSPGSASGGSPGSAPGSSTGSGPESSPGGSPGSEPGSSPGSEPGSSPSSGSGNSPGGSPGSAPGGSPGSEPGSSPGSEPGSSPSSGSGNSTGGEPGSSTGSGPESSPGGSPGSEPGSSPGGSTGSSPGSSPGNSPGSPSGGSPGSAPGSSTGSGPESSPGGSPGSEPGSSPGSEPGSSPSSGSGNSPGGSPGSAPGGSPGSEPGSSPGSEPGSSPSSGSGNSPGGEPGSSTGSGPESSPGGSPGSEPGSSPGGSTGSSPGSSPGNSPGSPSGGSPGSAPGSSTGSGPESSPGGSPGSEPGSSPGSEPGSSPSSGSGNSPGGSPGSAPGGSPGSEPGSSPGSEPGRSPSSGSGNSPGGEPGSSTGSGPESSPGGSPGSEPGSSPGGSTGSSPGSSPGNSPGSASGGSPGSAPKSSTGSGPESSPGGSPGNEPGSSPSSGSGNSPGGEPGSSTGSGPGSSPGGSPGSEPGSSPGSEPGSSPGSAPENSPGGKPSSGSGGKPGSGSGSNPGSGTEGGSGSAPGSSTGSGPESSPGGSPGSEPGSSPGSEPGSSPSSGSGNSPGGSPGSAPGGSPGSEPGSSPGSEPGSSPSSGSGNSPGGSPGSEPGSSPGSEPGSSPSSGSGNSPGGSPGSAPGGSPGSEPGSSPGSEPGSSPSSGSGNSPGGSPGSAPGGSPGSEPGSSPGSEPGSSPSSGSGNSPGGEPGSSTGSGPESSPGGSPGSEPGSSPGSEPGSSPSSGSGNSTGGEPGSSTGSGPESSPGGSPGSEPGSSPGSEPGSSPSSGSGNSPGGSPGSAPGGSPGSEPGSSPGSEPGSSPSSGSGNSPGGEPGSSTGSGPESSPGGSPGSEPGSSPGGSTGSSPGSSPGNSPGSPSGGSPGSAPGSSTGSGPESSPGGSPGSEPGSSPGSEPGSSPSSGSGNSPGGSPGSAPGGSPGSEPGSSPGSEPGRSPSSGSGNSPGGEPGSSTGSGPESSPGGSPGSEPGSSPGGSTGSSPGSSPGNSPGSASGGSPGSAPKSSTGSGPESSPGGSPGNEPGSSPSSGSGNSPGGEPGSSTGSGPGSSPGGSPGSEPGSSPGSEPGSSPGSAPENSPGGKPSSGSGGKPGSGSGSNPGSGTEGGSGSAPGSSTGSGPESSPGGSPGSEPGSSPGSEPGSSPSSGSGNSPGGSPGSAPGGSPGSEPGSSPGSEPGSSPSSGSGNSPGGSPGSAPGGSPGSEPGSSPGSEPGSSPSSGSGNSPGGEPGSSTGSGPESSPGGSPGSEPGSSPGGSTGSSPGSSPGNSPGSASGGSPGSAPKSSTGSGPESSPGGSPGSEPGSSPGSEPGSSPSSGSGNSPGGSPGSEPGSSPGSEPGSSPSSGSGNSPGGSPGSAPGGSPGSEPGSSPGSEPGSSPSSGSGNSPGGSPGSAPGGSPGSEPGSSPGSEPGSSPSSGSGNSPGSSTGSGPGSSPGGSPGSEPGSSPGSEPGSSPGSAPENSPGGKPSSGSGGKPGSGSGSNPGSGTGGGSGSGSSAAASGTAVASGQNASSSGVASANSGEGNASASSAASAESSGKGGKASGAAASSATTYESGGNGTGNSGGSSPESEPGGSPGGGPGNSPGNEPGSSPSSGSGNSPGGEPGSSTGGSPGSEPGSSPGSEPGSSSSSGSGNSPGNSPGSASGGSPGSAPGSSTGSGPESSPGGSPGSELGSSPGSEPGSSPSSGSGNSPGSSPGSEPGSSPGDNPGSGSGNSPGGSPGNAPGGSPGNSPGSAPGGSPDSGPGSSTGSGSGSSPEGSPGSEPGSSPGSEPGSSPSSEPGSSPDSGPGNSSGGKPSSGSGGTPGSELGSSPSSGPESSPEGSPGSSPGSSPGNSPGSAPGSSTGSGPESSPGGSPGSEPGSSPGSEPGSSPSSGSGNSPGSSPGSEPGSSPGDNPGSGSGNSPGGSPGNAPGGSPGNSPGSAPGGSPDSGPGSSTGSGSGSSPSSEPGSSPDSGPESSPGGKPSSGSGGKPGGKPGCDVVGAINDVLISEGAIIKELENFLTRHKKLPNKIEFTTIRRKIPRRRGRRRGPHLCICNNVI, encoded by the exons ATTCAAGTGATGATGATAGCGAATCGTCTGCATCAAGTTCAGCAACATCTACCGATTAcg atTCCGAAGACAATGAAGATGAAGCATCAGCAAGTGCCGAGTCATCTACATCGGATG ATGGGGGTAAATCGCCTGAAGAGAGTGAAGCAAATGCAGAGGCCGAGT CGAAAACGAATGGCGGTGGTGGTAAAACTGCAGGATCTGCCTCAGCAGTAACTG aagtTACAAATGGCGGAACTGCCTCTGCAGCCAGCGCAGCGTCAGCTA GTGATGAAGAAAGCGAGCCTGGCGAGGAAGGCACGACTGGCGATGATGACGATGGCGAGGAAGGCCCGACTGGCGATGATGACGATGGCGAGGAAGGCCCGACTGGCGATGATGACAATGGCGAGGAAGGCCCGACTGGCGATGATGACGATGGCGAGGAAGGCCCGACTGGCGATGATGACGATGGCGAGGAAGGCCCGACTGGCGATGATGACAATGGCGAGGAAGGCCCGACTGGCGATGATGACGATGGCGAGGAAGGCCCGACTGGCGATGATGACGATGGCGAGGAAGGCCCGACTGGCGATGATGACAATGGCGAGGAAGGCCCGACTGGCGATGATGACGATGGCGAGGAAGGCCCGACTGGCGATGATGACAATGGCGAGGAAGGCCCAACTGGCGATGATGACGATGGCGAGGAAGGCCCGACTGGCGATGATGACAATGGCGAGGAAGGCCCGACTGGCGATGATGACAATGGCGAGGAAGGCCCGACTGGCGATGATGACGATGGCGAGGAAGGCCCGACTGGCGATGATGACGATGGCGAGGAAGGCCCGACTGGCGATGATGACGATGGCGAGGGAG GTGCTACAACAAATGAATCAGGCGGTAATGGACCTGATAATGGGGGAGGAAGTAGTCCAGGAAGCGGAACAGAAGGCAAACCAGACAGCGGATCGGGAAGCAGCCCAGACAGTGGAAAAGACAATTCTGGTAGTACGGCAGATACTAGTGGATCAGCAG TTGCTTCTGGACCAAATTCTCAGGCGTCCAGTGCAGGATCAGCCAATAgtg gTGAAGACAACTCCTCGGCTTCCTCAGCGGTTTCAGCAG TAACGAGCGGCGAAGGACAAGCATCCGCTTCAGCCGCATCAA GTGCTACAACAAACGAATCAGGCGGTAATGGACCTGATAATGGGGGAGGAAGTAGTCCAGGAAGCGGAACAGAAGACAAACCAGGCAGCGGATCGGGAAGCAGCCCAGACAGTGGAAAAGACAATTCTGGTAGTACGGCAGATACTAGTGGATCAGCAG TTGCTTCTGGACCAAATTCTCAGGCGTCCAGCGCAGGATCAGCCAATAgtg gTGAAGACAACTCCTCGGCTTCCTCAGCGGTTTCAGCAG TAACGAGCGGCGAAGGACAAGCATCCGCTTCAGCCGCATCAA GTGCTACAACAAATGAATCAGGCGGTAATGGACCTGATAATGGGGGAGGAAGTAGTCCAGGAAGCGCACCAGAAGGCAAACCAGGCTGCGGATCGGGAAGCAATCCAAGCAGTGGAACGGGAGGCGGCTCAGGCAGTGGTAGTTCCGCAGCTGCTAGTGGAACAGCAG TTGCTTCGGGCCAAAATGCTAGCTCTTCCGGTGTAGCATCAGCTAATAGTG GTGAAGGCAACGCCTCGGCTTCTTCAGCGGCTTCAGCAG AATCCAGTGGCAAAGGCGGAAAAGCATCGGGTGCAGCCGCATCAa GTGCTACAACTTATGAATCAGGCGGTAGTCCAGAAAGCGAACCGGGAGGCAGCCCAGGCGGTGGACCAGGAAACAGCCCAGGCAatgaaccaggaagcagcccaaGCAGTGGGTCAG GAAACAGCCCAGGcggtgaaccaggaagcagcacAGGTAGTGGACCAGAAAGCAGtccaggaggcagcccaggcagtgaaccaggaagcagtcCAGGAGGCAGCACAGGCAGTTCaccaggaagcagcccaggAAACAGCCCTGGCAGTGCATCAGGAGGCAGCCCAGGTAGTGCACCAGGAAGCAGCACAGGCAGTGGACCAGAAAGCAGtccaggaggcagcccaggcagtgaaccaggaagcagcccaggcagtgaaccaggaagcagcccaaGCAGTGGGTCAGGAAACAGCccaggaggcagcccaggcagtgcaccaggaggcagcccaggcagtgaaccaggaagcagcccaggcagtgaaccaggaagcagcccaaGCAGTGGGTCAGGAAACAGCACAGGcggtgaaccaggaagcagcacAGGTAGTGGACCAGAAAGCAGtccaggaggcagcccaggcagtgaaccaggaagcagtcCAGGAGGCAGCACAGGCAGTTCaccaggaagcagcccaggAAACAGCCCTGGCAGTCCATcaggaggcagcccaggcagtgcaCCAGGAAGCAGCACAGGCAGTGGACCAGAAAGCAGtccaggaggcagcccaggcagtgaaccaggaagcagcccaggcagtgaaccaggaagcagcccaaGCAGTGGGTCAGGAAACAGCccaggaggcagcccaggcagtgcaccaggaggcagcccaggcagtgaaccaggaagcagcccaggcagtgaaccaggaagcagcccaaGCAGTGGGTCAGGAAACAGCCCAGGcggtgaaccaggaagcagcacAGGTAGTGGACCAGAAAGCAGtccaggaggcagcccaggcagtgaaccaggaagcagtcCAGGAGGCAGCACAGGCAGTTCaccaggaagcagcccaggAAACAGCCCTGGCAGTCCATcaggaggcagcccaggcagtgcaCCAGGAAGCAGCACAGGCAGTGGACCAGAAAGCAGtccaggaggcagcccaggcagtgaaccaggaagcagcccaggcagtgaaccaggaagcagcccaaGCAGTGGGTCAGGAAACAGCccaggaggcagcccaggcagtgcaccaggaggcagcccaggcagtgaaccaggaagcagcccaggcagtgaaccaggaaggAGCCCAAGCAGTGGGTCAGGAAACAGCCCAGGcggtgaaccaggaagcagcacAGGTAGTGGACCAGAAAGCAGtccaggaggcagcccaggcagtgaaccaggaagcagtcCAGGAGGCAGCACAGGCAGTTCaccaggaagcagcccaggAAACAGCCCTGGCAGTGCATcaggaggcagcccaggcagtgcaCCAAAAAGCAGCACAGGCAGTGGACCAGAAAGCAGtccaggaggcagcccaggcaATGAACCAGGAAGTAGCCCAAGCAGTGGGTCAGGTAACAGCCCAGGcggtgaaccaggaagcagcacAGGCAGTGGACCAGGAAGCAGtccaggaggcagcccaggcagtgaaccaggaagcagcccaggcagtgaaccaggaagcagcccaggcagtgCACCAGAAAACAGTCCAGGAGGCAAACCAAGTAGCGGATCGGGAGGAAAACCAGGCAGTGGATCGGGAAGCAACCCAGGCAGTGGAACGGAAGGCGGCTCAGGCAGTGCACCAGGAAGCAGCACAGGCAGTGGACCAGAAAGCAGtccaggaggcagcccaggcagtgaaccaggaagcagcccaggcagtgaaccaggaagcagcccaaGCAGTGGATCAGGAAACAGCccaggaggcagcccaggcagtgcaccaggaggcagcccaggcagtgaaccaggaagcagcccaggcagtgaaccaggaagcagcccaaGCAGTGGGTCAGGAAACAGCCCAG gaggcagcccaggcagtgaaccaggaagcagcccaggcagtgaaccaggaagcagcccaaGCAGTGGGTCAGGAAACAGCccaggaggcagcccaggcagtgcaccaggaggcagcccaggcagtgaaccaggaagcagcccaggcagtgaaccaggaagcagcccaaGCAGTGGGTCAGGAAACAGCccaggaggcagcccaggcagtgcaccaggaggcagcccaggcagtgaaccaggaagcagcccaggcagtgaaccaggaagcagcccaaGCAGTGGGTCAGGAAACAGCCCAGGcggtgaaccaggaagcagcacAGGTAGTGGACCAGAAAGCAGtccaggag gcagcccaggcagtgaaccaggaagcagcccaggcagtgaaccaggaagcagcccaaGCAGTGGGTCAGGAAACAGCACAGGcggtgaaccaggaagcagcacAGGTAGTGGACCAGAAAGCAGtccaggag gcagcccaggcagtgaaccaggaagcagcccaggcagtgaaccaggaagcagcccaaGCAGTGGGTCAGGAAACAGCccaggaggcagcccaggcagtgcaccaggaggcagcccaggcagtgaaccaggaagcagcccaggcagtgaaccaggaagcagcccaaGCAGTGGGTCAGGAAACAGCCCAGGcggtgaaccaggaagcagcacAGGTAGTGGACCAGAAAGCAGtccaggaggcagcccaggcagtgaaccaggaagcagtcCAGGAGGCAGCACAGGCAGTTCaccaggaagcagcccaggAAACAGCCCTGGCAGTCCATcaggaggcagcccaggcagtgcaCCAGGAAGCAGCACAGGCAGTGGACCAGAAAGCAGtccaggaggcagcccaggcagtgaaccaggaagcagcccaggcagtgaaccaggaagcagcccaaGCAGTGGGTCAGGAAACAGCccaggaggcagcccaggcagtgcaccaggaggcagcccaggcagtgaaccaggaagcagcccaggcagtgaaccaggaaggAGCCCAAGCAGTGGGTCAGGAAACAGCCCAGGcggtgaaccaggaagcagcacAGGTAGTGGACCAGAAAGCAGtccaggaggcagcccaggcagtgaaccaggaagcagtcCAGGAGGCAGCACAGGCAGTTCaccaggaagcagcccaggAAACAGCCCTGGCAGTGCATcaggaggcagcccaggcagtgcaCCAAAAAGCAGCACAGGCAGTGGACCAGAAAGCAGtccaggaggcagcccaggcaATGAACCAGGAAGTAGCCCAAGCAGTGGGTCAGGTAACAGCCCAGGcggtgaaccaggaagcagcacAGGCAGTGGACCAGGAAGCAGtccaggaggcagcccaggcagtgaaccaggaagcagcccaggcagtgaaccaggaagcagcccaggcagtgCACCAGAAAACAGTCCAGGAGGCAAACCAAGTAGCGGATCGGGAGGAAAACCAGGCAGTGGATCGGGAAGCAACCCAGGCAGTGGAACGGAAGGCGGCTCAGGCAGTGCACCAGGAAGCAGCACAGGCAGTGGACCAGAAAGCAGtccaggaggcagcccaggcagtgaaccaggaagcagcccaggcagtgaaccaggaagcagcccaaGCAGTGGATCAGGAAACAGCccaggaggcagcccaggcagtgcaccaggaggcagcccaggcagtgaaccaggaagcagcccaggcagtgaaccaggaagcagcccaaGCAGTGGGTCAGGAAACAGCccaggaggcagcccaggcagtgcaccaggaggcagcccaggcagtgaaccaggaagcagcccaggcagtgaaccaggaagcagcccaaGCAGTGGGTCAGGAAACAGCCCAGGcggtgaaccaggaagcagcacAGGTAGTGGACCAGAAAGCAGtccaggaggcagcccaggcagtgaaccaggaagcagtcCAGGAGGCAGCACAGGCAGTTCaccaggaagcagcccaggAAACAGCCCTGGCAGTGCATcaggaggcagcccaggcagtgcaCCAAAAAGCAGCACAGGCAGTGGACCAGAAAGCAGtccaggag gcagcccaggcagtgaaccaggaagcagcccaggcagtgaaccaggaagcagcccaaGCAGTGGGTCAGGAAACAGCCCAG gaggcagcccaggcagtgaaccaggaagcagcccaggcagtgaaccaggaagcagcccaaGCAGTGGGTCAGGAAACAGCccaggaggcagcccaggcagtgcaccaggaggcagcccaggcagtgaaccaggaagcagcccaggcagtgaaccaggaagcagcccaaGCAGTGGGTCAGGAAACAGCccaggaggcagcccaggcagtgcaccaggaggcagcccaggcagtgaaccaggaagcagcccaggcagtgaaccaggaagcagcccaaGCAGTGGGTCAGGAAACAGCCCAG gaagcagcacAGGCAGTGGACCAGGAAGCAGtccaggaggcagcccaggcagtgaaccaggaagcagcccaggcagtgaaccaggaagcagcccaggcagtgCACCAGAAAACAGTCCAGGAGGCAAACCAAGTAGCGGATCGGGAGGAAAACCAGGCAGTGGATCGGGAAGCAACCCAGGCAGTGGAACGGGAGGCGGCTCAGGCAGTGGTAGTTCCGCAGCTGCTAGTGGAACAGCAG TTGCTTCGGGCCAAAATGCTAGCTCTTCCGGTGTAGCATCAGCTAATAGTG GTGAAGGCAACGCCTCGGCTTCTTCAGCGGCTTCAGCAG AATCCAGTGGCAAAGGCGGAAAAGCATCGGGTGCAGCCGCATCAa GTGCTACAACTTATGAATCAGGCGGTAACGGAACTGGTAATAGTGGAGGAAGTAGTCCAGAAAGCGAACCGGGAGGCAGCCCAGGCGGTGGACCAGGAAACAGCCCAGGCAatgaaccaggaagcagcccaaGCAGTGGGTCAGGAAACAGCCCAGGcggtgaaccaggaagcagcacaggaggcagcccaggcagtgaaccaggaagcagcccaggcagtgaaccaggaagcagctCAAGCAGTGGGTCAGGAAACAGCCCAGGAAACAGCCCTGGCAGTGCATcaggaggcagcccaggcagtgcaCCAGGAAGCAGCACAGGCAGTGGACCAGAAAGCAGtccaggaggcagcccaggcagtgaactaggaagcagcccaggcagtgaaccaggaagcagcccaaGCAGTGGGTCAGGAAACAGCCCAGgaagcagcccaggcagtgaaccaggaagcagtcCAGGAGACAACCCAGGCAGTGGATCAGGAAACAGCccaggaggcagcccaggcaATGCACCAGGAGGCAGCCCAGGAAACAGCCCTGGCAGTGCACCAGGAGGCAGCCCAGACAGTGGACCAGGAAGCAGCACAGGCAGTGGATCAGGAAGCAGTCCAGaaggcagcccaggcagtgaaccaggaagcagcccaggcagtgaaccaggaagtAGCCCAagcagtgaaccaggaagcagcccagACAGTGGACCAGGAAACAGTTCAGGAGGCAAACCAAGTAGCGGATCGGGAGGCACACCAGGCAGTGAATTAGGAAGCAGCCCAAGCAGTGGACCAGAAAGTAGTCCAGAAGGCAGCCCAGGCAGTTCaccaggaagcagcccaggAAACAGCCCTGGCAGTGCACCAGGAAGCAGCACAGGCAGTGGACCAGAAAGCAGtccaggaggcagcccaggcagtgaaccaggaagcagcccaggcagtgaaccaggaagcagcccaaGCAGTGGGTCAGGAAACAGCCCAGgaagcagcccaggcagtgaaccaggaagcagtcCAGGAGACAACCCAGGCAGTGGATCAGGAAACAGCccaggaggcagcccaggcaATGCACCAGGAGGCAGCCCAGGAAACAGCCCTGGCAGTGCACCAGGAGGCAGCCCAGACAGTGGACCAGGAAGCAGCACAGGCAGTGGATCAGGAAGTAGCCCAagcagtgaaccaggaagcagcccagACAGTGGACCAGAAAGCAGCCCAGGAGGCAAACCAAGTAGTGGATCGGGAGGCAAACCAGGAGGGAAACCAGGTTGCGACGTGGTTGGTGCAATAAATGACGTCTTGATATCTGAAGGAGCCATTATAAAAGAGTTGGAAAACTTCTTAACACgtcataaaaaattaccaaataagATTGAATTTACTACAATAAGAAGGAAGA